The Rhodospirillales bacterium genome contains the following window.
GCCTTCTATCCCGGTTACAAGCATTTCATCGATCTAGATCTCGACGCGTCACAGGCGGCGTGACGAGTTCAAGCGGTTGCTGGAAGAGCACGAGCGGTTCGAGAGTTTCGAATCCGAGATTTTCGCCCAAAAACGAGGTCGATGACGGTACGGTTCGGCCGCGTGTGGATGCGTGACGGGTGCGCCAGATCGTGCTCAACCTGCTGTCCAATGCGGTCAAGTCCTCACGCGAAGAAGGCATGTCCGTGTCAGTGTGAATGCCGATGCCGTCGGCACGCTGATGATCATCGAAGACCGCGGCGTCGGCATGACCGCCGAGGAGCTTGAGACCGCATTCGAACCCTTCGTCCAGTTCGGCAGTGCGGGGCGCACGCGGAAGGGGACCGGCCTCGGGTTGCCGCTGACCAAGCAGTTGGTCGAACTGCACGGCGGTTCGCTGACGCTGGAGAGCACAGCAGGAGAGGGGACCCGGGCTGCGGTGCGCTTTCCCGCGAATCGCGTG
Protein-coding sequences here:
- a CDS encoding ATP-binding protein, which gives rise to MNADAVGTLMIIEDRGVGMTAEELETAFEPFVQFGSAGRTRKGTGLGLPLTKQLVELHGGSLTLESTAGEGTRAAVRFPANRVVA